A stretch of Flexivirga aerilata DNA encodes these proteins:
- a CDS encoding inositol monophosphatase family protein, giving the protein MQTDEVLTLLQEVAADVITPRFRSLADGEVMEKNPGDLVTVADREAEIEITRRLRDAYPDALIVGEEAVAADRAILEAAADADHWFTVDPVDGTRNFVHGSPDHAVMVAELRGPQVVRSWIWQPEHELAYVAERGAGAWRGDERLSAAPRDAAAARGRTSRRSLVGARLGDLPPLELTWVSCGIDYPKLAENACEYLLYGNAMPWDHAPGSLLVAEAGGVTTYPSGQLYDPTSVSGPLISAGDPDVSARVRDALPGSDAMRQLHPTAKSSLPVE; this is encoded by the coding sequence GTGCAGACTGACGAGGTCCTGACCCTGCTGCAAGAAGTCGCCGCCGACGTCATCACCCCGCGATTCCGGTCGCTCGCCGACGGCGAGGTGATGGAGAAGAACCCCGGTGACCTGGTCACCGTCGCCGACCGCGAGGCCGAGATCGAGATCACCCGCCGGCTGCGGGACGCCTACCCGGACGCGCTGATCGTCGGGGAGGAGGCGGTGGCCGCCGACCGGGCGATCCTGGAGGCCGCGGCCGACGCCGACCACTGGTTCACCGTCGACCCGGTCGACGGCACCCGCAACTTCGTGCACGGCTCACCCGACCACGCGGTGATGGTCGCCGAGCTGCGCGGCCCGCAGGTGGTGCGCAGCTGGATCTGGCAGCCCGAGCACGAGCTGGCCTATGTCGCCGAGCGCGGCGCCGGCGCGTGGCGTGGCGACGAACGCCTGAGCGCGGCCCCGCGGGATGCGGCAGCGGCGCGCGGGCGCACCTCGCGACGGTCGTTGGTCGGTGCCCGGCTGGGTGACCTGCCGCCGCTGGAGCTGACCTGGGTGAGTTGCGGCATCGACTACCCCAAGCTGGCCGAAAACGCTTGCGAATACTTGCTTTACGGCAATGCGATGCCCTGGGACCACGCGCCTGGGTCGTTGCTCGTCGCCGAGGCCGGGGGAGTGACGACCTACCCGAGCGGGCAGCTCTACGACCCCACGAGTGTGTCCGGTCCGCTGATCTCCGCGGGCGACCCCGACGTCTCCGCGCGCGTGCGTGACGCGCTCCCCGGCAGTGACGCGATGCGTCAGTTGCACCCGACCGCGAAGTCGTCGTTGCCGGTCGAATGA
- a CDS encoding TetR/AcrR family transcriptional regulator has translation MHSRPRAGEIDSGADIRRRRMLDAAVQAFARGGYHGATTAEVARYAGVSQPRIIQVFGTKLELFLEAHRYAGDLMLEAFAANLRPPFDAQSVGRTYTDLVMRRPELSLMIFNAFTAADEPRIAQEARRLFLEIVQLLREQGGAGDQELSAFLARGMLINAALAMQLLGREGETDWAPFVFGLPASVAGDSAVVEDAH, from the coding sequence ATGCACAGTCGCCCCCGAGCCGGAGAAATCGATTCCGGCGCCGACATTCGCCGCCGCCGCATGCTCGATGCGGCGGTGCAGGCATTCGCCCGCGGCGGCTATCACGGCGCGACGACGGCGGAGGTCGCGCGATACGCAGGCGTGAGTCAGCCGCGCATCATCCAGGTGTTCGGCACCAAGCTCGAGCTCTTCCTCGAGGCGCACCGCTACGCGGGCGACCTCATGCTGGAGGCCTTCGCCGCCAATCTGCGGCCACCCTTCGACGCGCAGTCGGTCGGCCGCACCTACACCGACCTGGTGATGCGCCGGCCGGAGCTCAGCCTGATGATCTTCAACGCGTTCACTGCGGCCGACGAGCCGCGGATCGCGCAGGAGGCCCGGCGGCTCTTCCTCGAGATCGTGCAGCTGCTGCGCGAGCAGGGTGGCGCGGGTGACCAGGAGCTCAGCGCGTTCCTCGCCCGCGGCATGCTGATCAACGCGGCGTTGGCGATGCAGCTGCTCGGGCGAGAGGGCGAAACCGACTGGGCACCATTCGTTTTCGGCCTGCCGGCGTCAGTCGCCGGCGACTCGGCCGTGGTCGAGGACGCGCACTAG
- a CDS encoding ABC transporter ATP-binding protein — MTATPTLPGSPGMTASRATGERSGPPTGTRASRRKDPKDVEQLTEHPVSLRRVAGLFGPHRVPLAVVTAIIVVSSLVGLVTPFLTKHLIDTAIPQQDVRLLLTLVGAMLAVTVVTQALGIVQTYLATGIGQRVMHGLRTDLFTHLQRMPLGFFTRTRGGELQSRLTNDVNAMQGVVTNTATSIATNVTTAVGTAVAMVVLSWRLSLLSLLILPPAIYLTRRVARLRRAIQNKAQRALADLQTQIEESLSISGVTLAKTVGSGPALARRFRETSTDLTALEVQSQLAGRWRMGTMAIIFAAIPALIYLAAGLPATGGGMTIGTLVAFTGLQAALFRPVLGVLNVGAEVVTSMALFSRIFEYLDLPVDIDDPADPVVVDTATARGEVTMTGVGFRYDGADRDALTGIDLTIRPGAQVALVGATGSGKSTLAGLVSRLHDPATGAVRIDGVDLREMTLQNVAGLVGVVSQETYLLHTTIRDNLRYARPDATDEQIERAARAAQVHDLIMELPDGYDTVVGARGHRFSGGEKQRIALARTILRDPPVLVLDEATSALDNATERAVQLALDEVSRGRTTLTIAHRLSTVRDADLIVVLDQGRIVERGTHEQLLAADGAYARLWRAQSA, encoded by the coding sequence ATGACGGCCACGCCCACACTCCCCGGCTCGCCGGGCATGACAGCGTCCCGCGCGACCGGTGAGCGGTCGGGCCCGCCGACCGGCACCCGCGCCAGTCGCCGCAAGGACCCCAAGGACGTCGAGCAACTGACCGAACACCCGGTCTCCCTGCGCCGGGTGGCCGGCCTCTTCGGGCCGCACCGGGTGCCGCTCGCCGTCGTCACCGCGATCATCGTGGTCAGCTCGCTGGTCGGGCTGGTCACGCCGTTCCTCACCAAGCACCTGATCGACACCGCGATCCCCCAGCAGGACGTGCGGCTGCTGCTCACCCTCGTCGGCGCCATGCTCGCGGTCACCGTAGTCACCCAGGCGCTCGGCATCGTGCAGACCTACCTTGCGACCGGCATCGGTCAGCGCGTCATGCACGGACTGCGGACCGACCTGTTCACCCACCTGCAGCGCATGCCGCTCGGCTTCTTCACCCGCACCCGCGGCGGCGAACTCCAGTCACGGCTGACCAACGACGTCAACGCCATGCAGGGCGTGGTCACCAACACTGCGACGTCGATCGCCACCAACGTCACCACCGCGGTCGGCACCGCCGTCGCAATGGTCGTGCTGTCCTGGCGGCTGTCGCTGCTCAGCCTGCTGATCCTGCCGCCGGCGATCTACCTGACCCGTCGCGTGGCGCGGCTGCGGCGCGCCATACAGAACAAGGCGCAGCGGGCGCTCGCCGACCTGCAGACCCAGATCGAGGAGTCGCTGTCGATCAGCGGCGTCACGCTCGCCAAGACCGTCGGCTCGGGGCCCGCGCTGGCACGGCGATTTCGCGAAACCTCCACCGATCTCACCGCACTCGAGGTGCAGTCGCAGCTGGCCGGCCGCTGGCGGATGGGCACGATGGCGATCATCTTCGCCGCCATCCCGGCGCTGATCTACCTGGCCGCCGGCCTGCCCGCCACCGGCGGCGGGATGACGATCGGCACGCTCGTCGCGTTCACCGGCCTGCAGGCGGCGCTGTTCCGTCCGGTGCTCGGGGTGCTCAACGTCGGTGCCGAGGTGGTCACCTCGATGGCCCTCTTCAGCCGCATCTTCGAATACCTCGACCTGCCCGTCGACATCGACGACCCGGCCGACCCGGTCGTGGTCGACACCGCCACGGCTCGCGGCGAAGTGACGATGACCGGCGTCGGTTTCCGCTACGACGGCGCCGACCGCGACGCGCTCACCGGCATCGACCTGACGATCCGGCCGGGCGCACAGGTCGCCCTCGTCGGGGCCACCGGGTCGGGCAAGTCGACGCTCGCCGGGCTGGTCTCGCGGCTGCACGACCCGGCGACCGGCGCCGTGCGCATCGACGGCGTCGACCTGCGGGAGATGACCCTCCAGAACGTCGCCGGCCTGGTCGGCGTCGTCTCGCAGGAGACCTACCTGCTGCACACCACCATCCGCGACAACCTGCGCTACGCCCGGCCGGACGCCACCGACGAGCAGATCGAGCGGGCCGCCCGCGCCGCCCAAGTGCACGACCTGATCATGGAGCTGCCGGACGGCTACGACACCGTCGTCGGCGCCCGCGGCCACCGCTTCTCCGGCGGTGAGAAACAACGTATAGCGCTGGCCCGCACCATTCTGCGCGATCCGCCGGTGCTGGTGCTCGACGAGGCGACGAGCGCACTCGACAACGCCACCGAGCGCGCCGTGCAGCTGGCCCTGGACGAGGTGAGCCGGGGACGCACCACCCTGACCATCGCGCACCGGCTGTCGACCGTGCGCGACGCCGACCTGATCGTGGTGCTCGACCAGGGGCGCATCGTCGAGCGCGGCACGCACGAGCAACTGCTCGCCGCCGACGGTGCCTACGCGAGGTTGTGGCGCGCCCAGTCCGCGTGA
- a CDS encoding SDR family NAD(P)-dependent oxidoreductase: protein MSTRIAVVTGASSGIGRATARRLAQDGFEVICAARRTDRIEELAREIGGRAVTCDVTRPEDIARLAEAAGDRVDVLVANAGGALGTDYVAQADFAEWRTMYDTNVIGVAASIQALLPALTRAHGVIVTVGSVAALTAYEGGAGYCGVKAAVRSMMQSLRLELWDQPVRVCEVDPGMVKSDEFSLVRFHGDRERAEQVYAGVRQPLTQEDIADCIAYAATVPEHVNIDQLVVRPRAQAAAHKVFREPTD from the coding sequence ATGAGCACACGCATCGCAGTCGTGACCGGGGCGAGCAGCGGCATCGGGCGGGCGACCGCGCGCCGGCTGGCGCAGGACGGTTTCGAGGTGATCTGTGCGGCGCGCCGCACCGACCGCATTGAGGAGTTGGCGCGGGAGATCGGCGGCCGGGCCGTGACCTGCGACGTCACCCGGCCCGAGGACATCGCGCGGCTCGCCGAAGCCGCCGGCGACCGGGTCGACGTGCTGGTCGCCAACGCCGGCGGCGCGCTCGGCACCGACTACGTCGCGCAGGCGGACTTCGCCGAGTGGCGCACGATGTACGACACCAACGTGATCGGGGTCGCCGCGAGCATCCAGGCGCTGCTGCCGGCGCTCACCCGCGCGCACGGCGTCATCGTCACCGTGGGGTCGGTCGCGGCCCTCACGGCATACGAGGGCGGCGCGGGCTACTGCGGGGTGAAGGCCGCGGTGCGTTCGATGATGCAGTCGCTGCGTCTGGAGCTGTGGGACCAGCCGGTGCGGGTGTGCGAGGTCGACCCGGGGATGGTCAAGTCCGATGAGTTCTCCCTGGTGCGCTTCCACGGCGACCGCGAGCGCGCCGAGCAGGTCTACGCGGGCGTGCGGCAGCCGTTGACGCAGGAGGACATCGCCGACTGCATCGCGTATGCCGCGACGGTGCCCGAGCACGTCAACATCGATCAGCTGGTGGTCCGTCCGCGGGCGCAGGCCGCGGCGCACAAGGTCTTCCGGGAGCCGACGGACTGA
- the menE gene encoding o-succinylbenzoate--CoA ligase gives MPTLLPYLVRPGELASYRSALAAALDGTGPPLSPYAEPTPPPDAAEVPDDIALVVSTSGSTGTPKRAMLSRAALVASADATHERLGGPGQWLLPMPPQHIAGTQVLIRSLRAGVAPITLTMFGVDEFISATRALTGARRYTSLVPTQLRRLLDAGPAAREALAAYDGLLLGGAASAPSLLTEAADAEVRVLTTYGMSETSGGCVYDGVPLTGTSVRLDDDGRITLCGNTIASGYLDAPELTATVFGELPDGTRTFRTDDIGSWEQDRLHVLGRGDDLINTGGLKVAPRVVEEAATQLPDVIEAVALGLPDDEWGEAVAIAVRARKPLELAEIRAALRERLPSYALPKRLLLVEELPLRGPGKPDRAALAQSPGWQNLPAPR, from the coding sequence GTGCCGACCCTGCTCCCCTACCTCGTGCGCCCCGGTGAGCTCGCTTCCTACCGCTCGGCACTCGCGGCGGCGCTCGACGGCACCGGCCCCCCGCTCAGCCCGTATGCCGAGCCGACCCCTCCCCCGGACGCGGCCGAAGTGCCCGACGACATCGCCCTGGTGGTCAGCACCTCGGGCTCGACCGGCACTCCGAAGCGCGCGATGCTCAGCCGGGCCGCGCTCGTCGCGAGCGCCGACGCCACCCACGAGCGCCTCGGCGGCCCCGGCCAATGGCTGCTGCCGATGCCGCCCCAGCACATCGCCGGCACCCAGGTGCTCATCCGCTCGCTGCGTGCCGGCGTGGCACCCATCACGCTGACGATGTTCGGCGTCGACGAATTCATATCCGCCACAAGGGCGCTCACGGGTGCACGGCGCTACACCTCACTGGTGCCGACCCAGCTGCGTCGGCTGCTCGACGCGGGTCCGGCAGCCCGGGAGGCCCTCGCCGCCTACGACGGGCTGCTGCTCGGCGGTGCCGCGTCGGCGCCGTCGCTGCTCACCGAGGCCGCGGACGCCGAGGTGCGGGTGCTGACGACCTACGGGATGAGCGAGACCTCCGGCGGCTGCGTCTATGACGGCGTCCCCCTCACCGGTACGAGCGTGCGACTCGACGACGACGGCCGGATCACCCTGTGCGGCAACACGATCGCCTCGGGCTACCTCGACGCGCCGGAGCTGACCGCCACGGTCTTCGGCGAGCTGCCCGACGGCACCCGCACCTTCCGCACCGACGACATCGGCAGCTGGGAGCAGGACCGCCTGCACGTGCTGGGCCGGGGCGACGACCTGATCAACACCGGCGGCCTGAAGGTCGCGCCACGCGTCGTCGAGGAGGCGGCGACCCAGCTGCCCGACGTGATCGAGGCGGTCGCCCTGGGCTTGCCGGACGACGAGTGGGGCGAGGCCGTCGCGATCGCGGTCCGGGCCCGGAAGCCGTTGGAGCTGGCCGAGATCCGCGCCGCGCTGCGGGAGCGACTCCCGTCATACGCACTCCCGAAGCGACTGCTGCTGGTCGAGGAGTTGCCGCTGCGCGGCCCCGGCAAGCCGGACCGTGCCGCGCTCGCGCAGTCGCCCGGGTGGCAGAATCTGCCTGCCCCCCGCTGA
- a CDS encoding DUF3027 domain-containing protein, with amino-acid sequence MAKAEKIKSDKVLLGAVELARDAALDIAEPGTVGDHAGSVMLGDRIAMHYFTCLSRGYVGWHWAISVARAPRQKFATVCETSLLPTDAAVLAPDWVPYVERLAPGDLGAGDERPYIADDPLLEQGFEATGEEDVDQTAFFELGLGRTRVLSAEGRDAAAQRWYDGSSGPHTDVAEQASMHCTTCGFFVPMPGALRRVFGVCANEWSPDDGRVVSLDHGCGAHSESDAPQHAPEPVDAPVLDEFAVDVSS; translated from the coding sequence ATGGCCAAGGCGGAGAAGATCAAGTCGGACAAGGTGCTGCTCGGGGCGGTCGAGCTGGCCCGTGACGCTGCCCTCGACATCGCCGAGCCGGGCACCGTCGGCGACCACGCCGGCTCGGTGATGCTCGGCGACCGCATCGCGATGCACTACTTCACCTGTCTGTCCCGCGGCTACGTCGGCTGGCACTGGGCGATCTCGGTGGCGCGTGCGCCGCGGCAGAAGTTCGCGACCGTGTGCGAGACCAGCCTGCTGCCGACCGACGCCGCCGTGCTCGCCCCGGACTGGGTGCCCTATGTCGAGCGCCTCGCACCCGGTGACCTCGGCGCCGGCGACGAGCGCCCCTACATCGCCGACGACCCGCTGCTGGAGCAGGGTTTCGAGGCGACCGGTGAGGAGGACGTGGACCAGACGGCGTTCTTCGAGCTCGGCCTCGGCCGGACGCGGGTGCTGTCGGCCGAGGGCCGCGACGCCGCCGCCCAGCGCTGGTATGACGGCAGCTCCGGCCCGCACACCGACGTCGCCGAGCAGGCCAGCATGCACTGCACCACCTGCGGTTTCTTCGTGCCGATGCCCGGCGCGCTGCGCCGTGTCTTCGGCGTCTGCGCCAACGAGTGGTCGCCCGACGACGGCCGGGTCGTCTCCCTCGACCACGGCTGCGGCGCCCACAGCGAGAGCGACGCTCCCCAGCACGCCCCCGAACCGGTCGACGCGCCCGTGCTCGACGAGTTCGCGGTCGACGTCTCGAGCTGA
- a CDS encoding HAD family hydrolase, producing the protein MSLTVGFDLDMTLVDSSRGILDCMQHVLRAREVDASDAQLWPLLGAPLRDNLAHFLPADQVASAAADYRAHYLEHAVEVTVAMPGAVELVDAIHAAGGTVLVVSAKHPVAVEAVLEHVGIRPDVVVGDLFAHDKAGPLREHAATAYVGDHVGDQQAAHAAGALAVGVTTGPHDAETLRDAGAQLVVGSLTELTGRVAELAG; encoded by the coding sequence GTGAGCCTGACCGTAGGCTTCGACCTCGACATGACTCTGGTCGACTCCAGCCGGGGCATCCTCGACTGCATGCAGCACGTGCTGCGGGCGCGCGAGGTCGACGCCTCGGACGCGCAGCTGTGGCCGCTGCTGGGGGCGCCGTTGCGGGACAACCTCGCGCACTTCCTGCCCGCCGACCAGGTGGCATCGGCGGCCGCCGACTACCGCGCCCACTACCTGGAGCACGCGGTCGAGGTCACCGTCGCGATGCCCGGCGCCGTCGAACTCGTCGACGCCATCCACGCCGCCGGGGGCACGGTGCTCGTCGTCAGCGCCAAGCACCCGGTCGCGGTGGAGGCGGTGCTGGAGCACGTCGGCATCCGGCCCGACGTCGTGGTCGGCGACCTGTTCGCGCACGACAAGGCGGGGCCGTTGCGGGAGCACGCGGCCACGGCATACGTCGGCGATCACGTGGGTGACCAGCAGGCGGCGCACGCCGCCGGCGCGCTGGCGGTCGGTGTCACGACCGGGCCGCACGACGCCGAGACGTTGCGGGACGCCGGCGCGCAGCTGGTCGTGGGCTCGCTCACCGAACTCACCGGGCGGGTCGCCGAGCTCGCCGGGTGA
- a CDS encoding MarR family winged helix-turn-helix transcriptional regulator has product MTSGMTRDLDEPARNELGQLVQRTARMLRRANLSELEPYGLSPHQSRALGVVSRHGADGSLRLSTVAEHLDIAPRSATEVIDALEERGLVRRTPDPADRRAVLISLTDDGRALRRRLDRARARRSDEVFGALTTKEQQVLRDLLVRVLDHGRVAGD; this is encoded by the coding sequence ATGACGTCCGGTATGACGCGAGACCTTGACGAGCCGGCCCGCAACGAGCTCGGCCAGCTCGTGCAGCGGACGGCCCGGATGCTGCGGCGGGCCAACCTCTCGGAGCTGGAGCCCTACGGGCTGTCCCCCCACCAGTCGCGGGCGCTCGGGGTCGTCAGCCGGCATGGTGCCGACGGCAGCCTGCGGCTGTCGACCGTGGCCGAGCACCTCGACATCGCACCGCGCTCGGCCACCGAGGTCATCGACGCGCTCGAGGAGCGCGGGCTGGTGCGGCGCACCCCGGACCCGGCCGACCGGCGGGCGGTGCTGATCTCCCTGACCGACGACGGCCGTGCCCTGCGGCGACGGCTCGACCGGGCGCGAGCGCGCCGCAGCGACGAGGTGTTCGGGGCGTTGACGACGAAGGAGCAGCAGGTGCTGCGGGACTTGCTAGTGCGCGTCCTCGACCACGGCCGAGTCGCCGGCGACTGA
- a CDS encoding 1,4-dihydroxy-2-naphthoate polyprenyltransferase, which translates to MATLNEWIGGSRPRTLPAAVAPVVAGTGSAYAIGKANLGYALLALLVSLALQVGVNFANDYSDGIRGTDEKRVGPVRLVGQGLATPASVKLAAFGCFAFAGLCGLALVALTGKFWLLLVGVAAIIAAWKYTGGDNPYGYLGLGEVFVFVFFGLVATLGTTYTQAGTLESSSWAAAVGVGAIACAILVANNLRDIPGDTVSGKRTLAVRLGDRKTRLLYAGFVVVALVMVGLAALQHPWAGIAAVGLLPAVRPAVQVLRGAQGRDLIPVLAGTGMTMLAYGVLFGLGLYLAHRTA; encoded by the coding sequence ATGGCCACGCTCAACGAATGGATCGGCGGATCCCGTCCGCGCACCCTGCCCGCTGCCGTCGCGCCCGTCGTGGCCGGCACCGGATCGGCCTACGCGATCGGCAAGGCCAACCTCGGCTACGCCCTGCTGGCGCTGCTGGTCTCGCTCGCGCTGCAGGTCGGGGTCAACTTCGCCAACGACTACTCCGACGGCATCCGCGGCACCGACGAGAAGCGGGTCGGCCCGGTGCGTCTGGTCGGCCAGGGCCTGGCCACCCCGGCCAGCGTCAAACTCGCGGCATTCGGCTGCTTCGCGTTCGCCGGGCTGTGCGGCCTCGCCCTGGTGGCACTGACCGGGAAGTTCTGGCTACTGCTGGTCGGCGTGGCCGCGATCATCGCCGCCTGGAAGTACACCGGCGGCGATAACCCTTACGGTTACTTGGGTCTCGGCGAGGTCTTCGTCTTCGTCTTCTTCGGCCTCGTCGCCACCCTGGGCACGACCTACACCCAGGCCGGCACGCTCGAGTCGTCCAGCTGGGCTGCGGCCGTCGGGGTGGGCGCGATCGCCTGCGCGATCCTGGTCGCCAACAATCTGCGCGACATCCCCGGCGACACCGTGTCCGGCAAGCGCACGCTCGCGGTGCGTCTGGGCGACCGGAAGACCCGCCTGCTCTACGCCGGCTTCGTGGTCGTCGCGCTGGTCATGGTCGGCCTCGCCGCGCTGCAGCACCCGTGGGCCGGCATCGCGGCGGTCGGCCTGCTGCCGGCCGTGCGCCCGGCCGTGCAGGTGCTGCGCGGCGCCCAGGGCCGCGACCTCATCCCGGTGCTCGCCGGCACCGGCATGACGATGCTCGCCTACGGCGTGCTCTTCGGGCTCGGGCTCTACCTGGCCCACCGCACCGCCTGA
- a CDS encoding o-succinylbenzoate synthase: protein MSDTPADGLAEGPVDLDTLLSTMRVVSIPMRVRFRGVLHREIAVLPGPSGWGEFSPFLEYAAPEAARWLGAAIDAAWGSWPVPVRESVPVNATVPAVPAAEVPAVLARYDGCTTAKVKVAERGQSLDDDLSRVAAVREVMGAGGLVRVDANGGWSVDDALDALARLSSYGLEYAEQPCATVDELISLRKALAQRGIDVPIAADESIRKADDPLHVARVGAADVAVVKVAPLGGVRAALEIAQEAGLPTVVSSAIDSSVGIAAGLALAAALPDLPHACGLGTLGLMDGDVVTDSLVPQAGSLRVRRPAPSPELLDRYAAAPDRVSWWRQRVADCHPLL, encoded by the coding sequence GTGAGCGACACTCCTGCCGACGGCCTTGCCGAGGGCCCGGTCGACCTCGACACCCTGTTGTCGACGATGCGCGTGGTGAGCATCCCGATGCGGGTGCGCTTCCGCGGCGTGCTGCATCGCGAAATCGCTGTGCTCCCAGGGCCGTCCGGGTGGGGTGAGTTCTCGCCGTTCCTGGAGTATGCCGCTCCCGAGGCGGCTCGCTGGCTCGGCGCAGCGATCGACGCCGCGTGGGGTTCCTGGCCGGTGCCGGTGCGCGAGTCGGTGCCGGTGAACGCCACGGTGCCGGCGGTGCCGGCCGCCGAGGTGCCCGCCGTGCTGGCCCGCTATGACGGCTGCACGACCGCGAAGGTCAAGGTCGCCGAGCGCGGGCAGTCGCTCGATGACGACCTCTCCCGGGTGGCGGCGGTGCGTGAGGTGATGGGTGCCGGCGGTCTCGTGCGGGTCGACGCGAACGGCGGCTGGTCGGTCGACGACGCGCTGGACGCCCTTGCGCGGCTCTCGTCATACGGCCTGGAATATGCGGAGCAGCCCTGCGCGACCGTGGACGAGCTGATCAGCCTGCGAAAAGCATTGGCACAGCGCGGGATCGACGTGCCGATCGCGGCTGACGAGTCGATCCGGAAGGCGGACGACCCGCTGCACGTCGCGCGCGTCGGCGCCGCGGACGTGGCGGTGGTGAAGGTCGCGCCGCTCGGCGGCGTGCGCGCCGCGCTCGAGATCGCGCAGGAGGCAGGGTTGCCGACGGTGGTGTCCAGCGCGATCGACTCCTCGGTCGGCATCGCCGCCGGGCTGGCCCTCGCCGCCGCCCTTCCCGACCTGCCGCACGCCTGCGGCCTTGGCACCCTGGGGCTGATGGACGGCGATGTGGTCACGGATTCGCTGGTGCCGCAAGCCGGTTCGCTGCGCGTGCGCCGGCCGGCACCGTCGCCCGAGCTGCTCGACCGATACGCCGCCGCGCCGGACCGGGTCTCCTGGTGGCGGCAGCGGGTGGCCGACTGCCACCCGCTGCTCTAA
- a CDS encoding 1,4-dihydroxy-2-naphthoyl-CoA synthase, translating into MSDQISEIFDPTAWEPVEGFDFTDITYHRCVRPGPEKGTVRIAFNRPEVRNAFRPHTVDELYRALDHARMTPDVGCVLLTGNGPSAKDGGWAFCSGGDQRIRGRSGYQYAEGETADTVDAARVKAQGGRLHILEVQRLIRTMPKIVIAVVNGWAAGGGHSLHVVCDLTIASREHARFKQTDADVGSFDAGYGSAYLAKQVGQKFAREIFFLGRAYDAETMQRMGAVNIVADHAELEHEALVAAAEINGKSPTAQRMLKFAFNLTDDGLMGQQVFAGEATRLAYMTDEAVEGRDSFLEKRDPDWSGFPWYF; encoded by the coding sequence GTGAGTGACCAGATCAGCGAGATCTTCGACCCGACGGCATGGGAGCCGGTCGAGGGCTTCGACTTCACCGACATCACCTACCACCGGTGCGTGCGCCCGGGCCCCGAGAAGGGCACCGTGCGCATCGCGTTCAACCGCCCGGAGGTGCGCAACGCGTTCCGGCCGCACACGGTCGACGAGCTCTACCGCGCGCTCGACCACGCCCGCATGACGCCCGACGTCGGCTGCGTGCTGCTCACCGGCAACGGCCCGAGCGCCAAGGACGGCGGCTGGGCGTTCTGCTCCGGCGGCGACCAGCGCATCCGCGGCCGCTCGGGCTACCAGTACGCCGAGGGCGAGACCGCCGACACCGTCGACGCGGCACGCGTGAAGGCGCAGGGCGGCCGGCTGCACATCCTGGAGGTGCAGCGGCTCATCCGCACGATGCCGAAGATCGTGATCGCGGTCGTGAACGGCTGGGCGGCCGGCGGCGGCCACTCGCTGCACGTGGTCTGCGACCTCACGATCGCCTCGCGGGAGCACGCCCGCTTCAAGCAGACCGACGCCGACGTGGGTTCGTTCGACGCGGGCTACGGCTCGGCCTACCTCGCCAAGCAGGTCGGCCAGAAATTCGCCCGCGAGATCTTCTTCCTCGGGCGGGCGTATGACGCCGAGACCATGCAGCGGATGGGTGCGGTCAACATCGTGGCCGACCACGCGGAGCTGGAGCACGAGGCGCTGGTCGCGGCGGCCGAGATCAACGGCAAGAGCCCGACCGCGCAGCGGATGCTGAAGTTTGCGTTCAACCTCACCGACGACGGGTTGATGGGGCAGCAGGTCTTCGCCGGGGAGGCGACCCGCCTCGCCTACATGACCGACGAGGCCGTCGAGGGCCGCGACTCCTTCCTGGAGAAGCGTGACCCCGACTGGTCCGGATTCCCCTGGTATTTCTGA
- a CDS encoding cold shock domain-containing protein, with amino-acid sequence MPSGKVKFFDADKGFGFVSGDDGQDVFLPSSALPSGTTAVKSGTRVEYSVAEGRRGAQALSVTLVDQGPSLAARHRKPADDMAVIVEDLIKLLDDLGNGLRRGRYPDKRHGAKIVAVLRAVADDLEV; translated from the coding sequence GTGCCTTCCGGCAAGGTCAAGTTCTTCGACGCCGACAAGGGTTTCGGCTTCGTCTCCGGTGACGACGGCCAGGACGTCTTCCTGCCCTCCAGCGCGCTGCCGAGCGGCACGACCGCGGTCAAGAGCGGCACCCGCGTCGAATACTCGGTGGCCGAGGGCCGCCGCGGCGCGCAGGCGCTCAGCGTGACCCTGGTCGACCAGGGCCCCTCGCTCGCCGCCCGTCACCGCAAGCCAGCCGACGACATGGCGGTCATCGTCGAGGACCTCATCAAGCTGCTCGACGACCTCGGCAACGGCCTGCGTCGCGGGCGCTACCCCGACAAGCGCCACGGCGCCAAGATCGTGGCCGTGCTGCGCGCGGTCGCGGACGACCTCGAGGTCTGA